The Caldisericum exile AZM16c01 region TTCGGAAACTTTCAATCCTACAAACCTTCATAAATAGTATGTTTTTAATTTTAGCGGAAAAGAAAACCACCCTTAAAACCCTGCACAGTACCGTAGAGTAGGCATCAATACTAAATTACCACCCCATTAAAATTTCGTTTTTGAGAAGCGTTTTGGAATAGAATGGGTTGAAGTACCTAAAACAAGTTTTTTGCCTCTCTAAACGCACGTAAATGAAAGGTAAAAAAGCCTCACTAACAAAGCCTTTATTAACTGTAAAATATTAGTATCTTACAAATACCTTGTAAAATCCCTTATAAATAGTGCATAGTTACATTTTAAAATTACACAGTGTATACACTAAGCACACTTCTAAGGAATTTTCTTGCTCTATCTGTTTGCGGGCTTTCAAAAAATTCAAGAGGATTTCCTTCCTCAACAATCCGACCATCGGCCATAAAAATAACCCTATCAGCAACCTCTTTTGCAAAAGATATTTCGTGTGTTACAACAACCATTGTCATACCATTCTCCGCAATTTCTTTCATTACATCAAGCACTTCCTGAATCATTTCAATATCAAGTGCAGAGGTTGGCTCATCAAAGAGCATTAATTTAGGTTCCATGGCAAGCGCCCTTGCTATTGCAACACGCTGCTTTTCGCCACCTGAAAGTTCCTTTGGATAGTGATTGAGTCTATGTCCAAGTCCAACTTTTTTTAGGTAATTTACTGCAATATCTCTTGCAAGATTTTTATCCATTTTCTTTACAACCACTGGTCCAAGCATAACATTTTGAAGCGCAGTAAGGTGAGGGAAAAGGTTAAAGTGCTGAAAAACCATTCCGATTTCCTCTCTTAATTTGTTGAGGTTTGTCTTTGGGGTTATAAGACGTCCCTCATAATAAATCTCGCCTGATGTGGGTAATTCAAGTGCATTCAAACATCTTAAAAATGTGCTTTTCCCTGCGCCTGATGGCCCAACAATCACGACCTTTTCTCCCTTTTGCACTTCAAAGTTAATGTTCTCAAAAACTGGAACCGACCCAAATCTCTTTGTTAAATTAACTGTCTTAATCACCTTTTGCAAACCTCCTTTCGAGATTTTGTGAAAGCCTTGTTAAAGGAATCGTAAGTAAAAGATAAATGATGCCTGCAGCAAGGTACGGTGTAAGCACATTTGCCGTTGCAGATGAAATTTGCTTTGACTTATACGTAAGTTCTGCAATACCTGTGATCATAACAAGTGAGGTGTCCTTTAATAACGCAACGATTTCATTTGTAATTGGTGGAATTACTCTTCTTATTGTTTGAGGAAGAATTACATGTCTCATTGTTTGGTAATAATTCATGCCAAGCGAGTTTGCTGCCTCAAACTGCCCAAAGGAAATTGATTCAATCCCTGCTCTGAAAATCTCTGAAATGTATGCAGCAGAGTTGAAGGAAAGCGCCACAACTCCTGAGGTAAATGCGTCAAGTTTAAGCCCAAAACCTGGAAAAACATAATACACAATGAGTATTTGAAGAAGAAGAGGTGTGCCTCTTAAGGCGTCCACATAAATTGAAGAGAGCCCCCGTAAAAGAGGGCTCTTTGAAATGCGCAACAATGCAATAAAAAGGCCAAATACTATACCGAAAATCATTGCAAGAAAAGTTAAACCAAGTGTTGTTTTTAGTCCTTGGAGAAGAAATGGCAGCGTTTGAATGAATAAGTCCAATCTAAATTGCATAAACGATCACCTCTATGGGATAGATTGAGGATCTGTTCCAAACCACTTTTTGTAAAGTATAACGTATTCGCCATTTGACTTGATTTCTTTTAATGCATTATTTATTGCATCTCTCAATTCTGGCTCATCTTTTCTAAAGGCGATTCCGTATTGCTCAGTTGTGAAAAGGGAACCTACAAGTTTTACCTTTGGATGAG contains the following coding sequences:
- a CDS encoding amino acid ABC transporter ATP-binding protein is translated as MIKTVNLTKRFGSVPVFENINFEVQKGEKVVIVGPSGAGKSTFLRCLNALELPTSGEIYYEGRLITPKTNLNKLREEIGMVFQHFNLFPHLTALQNVMLGPVVVKKMDKNLARDIAVNYLKKVGLGHRLNHYPKELSGGEKQRVAIARALAMEPKLMLFDEPTSALDIEMIQEVLDVMKEIAENGMTMVVVTHEISFAKEVADRVIFMADGRIVEEGNPLEFFESPQTDRARKFLRSVLSVYTV
- a CDS encoding amino acid ABC transporter permease, which gives rise to MQFRLDLFIQTLPFLLQGLKTTLGLTFLAMIFGIVFGLFIALLRISKSPLLRGLSSIYVDALRGTPLLLQILIVYYVFPGFGLKLDAFTSGVVALSFNSAAYISEIFRAGIESISFGQFEAANSLGMNYYQTMRHVILPQTIRRVIPPITNEIVALLKDTSLVMITGIAELTYKSKQISSATANVLTPYLAAGIIYLLLTIPLTRLSQNLERRFAKGD